ttttcattagttgtattacaagtggtgtttattacattaatgtcttttcatttttaaaatcgtctgacaatttttattattttcaatatttaaaatttcaatatttttctgtTGGAAGAAATAGTCTTGTAAATGCTCACCAATGTGCCACTTTGCATTATAACATGTGTGCATTAATACTGTCGGTGCAATTGATGATTATTTACTAgtgcctttatttttatttatttgaaaagtatATGCGTTGGTGCTTTTTGGTGGGAGGATACCCAATCATCATTTGTACTGTATCTGATGATCTACTCTATCAAATTccaaaaatgcaaaaagaaagttttatattttatattgataaattaagaaattatattattacGAAAACAAATCACAATTAATCATTGCTACGTGGgcataaaatcaataaatttaaaaaccttttacaaaatataataaattaataaataaattaaaatagaataggtgaaaaaacaagaaatcacaagaAAGTACTATAACAACATCATTTAAAGCCACTCCTTCATATATGGTCCCAATTCCCACTTACTAATCCACCCACCCAATTTAAACCGGTTTTCGACCGGACCAAACCAACCTGTTCAACTCAACCAAAGCAACATCAACCGCATCCCTGAACCCAATCTCATCCCCATGAACAACATCCGGGTGCGCATATGTCATGCTAGGTATCAAATCTATGATCTGAATCCGCATTTGTTGAATCTGAATCTTTTGTATCTTTcccaactcttcttcaatccgGATCCACTGGTCTGATCCTAAGAAAACAGACCAATCCTGTGTTCGGTTTGGCATGTACCATTTGTATTGTGTGTAAGCCGTGTGCTCCGAGAAAAAAACAGGCACACACCCGGCCAATATTGAGTCAAACACTGATCTCCGAGTGAATGAATCCCCAGGGGGCTGCAAGCAAAACTCAGCTCGCATCATCAAGTTAAGAACTCGGTCGGGTTCATAACACCGGCTAGTGCCAGCTTCACACTCAACCTGCAAGCATTGAGCCGAAGCATTACATTGTTTCAAGATCTCTCCACGAACAGCTGCCATTTGATTTGCAGCTGGTCTTGATCCGCCAACAAAGGAAAACAAGTGAGTCCGAGTTGACTTCCGAACCAACTCTTGCCATGATGTTAATTCGGACCGATTTCTTGGGTGAAAATAAGAAGGGTAGGGAATGCCATACTGGTTCCGACCAGCCCATGGTTGACGTTCCACAGTCAACACAGTCATGTTCTTGATCTCCGGCAAAAGCAGCAAACGGTTCGCCCCAAAGTCAGCAGTACTGTCATCTACAACATGCACACAAAACATTAAAACACTCATTAATTTCTCTGACGTGAAACAATTAGTGTTAGTATAAtataaaaactgaaaaacataGAGTAGCAATTCTCATATACGTAGTaagtaatctttttttttttatgttaatttttttaactagagTGAAAAGGGATAGATACCATTTCGCATGAAGTCCCATGCAGTGCGGCCAACGACAATGAAATGGTCGCGGCCGTGGTGTCGGTGCCAGTGAGGTTGGCGAGTCAGGTAGTCGGAGAAGGTGACCGCGAGCTCGTCACGGAGAGTGAGATTGGCAGTGCGGAAATGGCTAGAAGCATAGAGACCAGCGTAGAAAGGGACGTGGAAAAGGTTGGCGGAGGTGGGGTCGAGAGTGCGGCAAGGATGGCGGAGAGCTCGCGCGTGGAAGACCATCTCAGCCAAGAACTGATGAGTGACAAACCAGCTGCTGGATTTGCCAGAGAGTTGCCGGCCAAGGCCTTCGTTGGAAACATAAGGACACATGTTGGTGTAGATGTTGAGGGACTTGCAGTGATGGAGAAGGTGGTGGTTGAAGTTTGAAGGGAGGTTGTAGATGTAGAACTTGGGCATGTCTTGAGGGCATTGGGAGGTTGGTGGAGGTGGAGGGGATGAAGGGGAAGGAAACGAGAAGAGAAGGAGAATGATCCATagagagaagaagatggagagcAAAGGGATGAGTTTTGAGTGTTTTCTTTCTCTTGGAGGAGAGAGGGCCATGGTTTGGGTAGGGGGATTGGTTGTGGTCAATGGGTGAGGAGGACATGTGGAGCAGGTGGGGGTTGTGCGTGATAAAAAGGGTGGAGAGGAGAGGATGAAAGGTGCTTCTTGGAATAATGGTCTGCattttgggtttattttttaatttattttgagtgTCTATGTTGcgtcgtattttattttttaagttttttttatatatatatatatatatgggaattGTTGagatatataatattgtttctatttttattatattttagaagTAAAGTATGATACTTAGAATtgtatttactttatttattaatgagATGAGGAGGTTATGCCAGGGAATATAAATGACTGAAGCCTAATtctgtttttaatgttttttatttatttgtttattagaaGACACAAATCAGTTTGGGACAGGTATTATGAGTCTTAAAGACATAAACCTCTTTTAATGGATATTTTAAACATACATAAAATTGGACTCAAAATCATTTACCCAAAAcacttaaatatttatcatttgaaTAAACCACTGTAAGAAGCTTTTGATTCAAgctcaaatatattttcttagtttgaaattaaaattaaataatttatttataatacttgGGGTCCTAACACACAATATAAAGTCATTGTTAGTTTGATTTTAACACAAACAGACGAAGTGTATAATTCTAGTCAAGCTTTGAATTTGAGTTGGATGCTTGGTGGCTTGAGATCCACACATTCATAGTTGTGGGTGTAgggtttaatttttaaaatttcataccGATGGTTGTTGGATATATCACCAATGTAATATATAatctaattatataaaaataatatatactagTAATAGGAGATGGAAAACATCTtcccataatattttttattttaattctaaaatctttcaactgaaaagaaaaaatttagaaatctttaatttaatgttctTACATCATATACTCCAGAAATTCTTGGACATGTGGCCGAGAATTAAGCACCTAAttgttggaaaaaaatatttaaagagtgaaataaataaatctgacaatattaaaatttcataatgTTAAGAAAGTGTTCATGGATTATTGACTTCATATATTCAATATGAGAACCAGGGAAGGGCACATCTTAAcaacttaattatatttatttatatattcataaacaTTGTTTTCAAGTGTTCATATTGATTGGCACATCAACCATTTACTTCCTTAAATTTAGCACATTtctctgaatatatatatatatatatatatatatatatatatatatatatatatatatatatatatatatatattacttt
The Dioscorea cayenensis subsp. rotundata cultivar TDr96_F1 unplaced genomic scaffold, TDr96_F1_v2_PseudoChromosome.rev07_lg8_w22 25.fasta BLBR01001454.1, whole genome shotgun sequence DNA segment above includes these coding regions:
- the LOC120256462 gene encoding probable xyloglucan galactosyltransferase GT17, coding for MALSPPRERKHSKLIPLLSIFFSLWIILLLFSFPSPSSPPPPPTSQCPQDMPKFYIYNLPSNFNHHLLHHCKSLNIYTNMCPYVSNEGLGRQLSGKSSSWFVTHQFLAEMVFHARALRHPCRTLDPTSANLFHVPFYAGLYASSHFRTANLTLRDELAVTFSDYLTRQPHWHRHHGRDHFIVVGRTAWDFMRNDDSTADFGANRLLLLPEIKNMTVLTVERQPWAGRNQYGIPYPSYFHPRNRSELTSWQELVRKSTRTHLFSFVGGSRPAANQMAAVRGEILKQCNASAQCLQVECEAGTSRCYEPDRVLNLMMRAEFCLQPPGDSFTRRSVFDSILAGCVPVFFSEHTAYTQYKWYMPNRTQDWSVFLGSDQWIRIEEELGKIQKIQIQQMRIQIIDLIPSMTYAHPDVVHGDEIGFRDAVDVALVELNRLVWSGRKPV